atcgttaaaacactcGTAAGCCTAAGTTCCATCGCTATAGGGAACTCAGGCCCTGATTGTGCAGCTGTTTTCTAAAAACAGAGGCTGTCGGTGGAACATATAGTTATAACTATTATAATAACATGTCACTTATGATTTGTTGCCGGTGTGTATATGTTATAACTGCTTTTACCTCccctatctcacctcatttgctcacattgtatatagacttatttttctactgtattattgactatatgtttgttttactccatgtgtaactctgtgttgttgtatgtgtcgaactgctttgctttatcttggccaggtcgcaattgtaaatgagaacttgttctcaacttgcctacctggttaaataaaggtgaaataaaaattttacaaataaaaataaaaaaacgattATAATAACATGTCACTTATGATTTGTTGCCAGTGTGAATATGTCCCTTATGATTGGTTGTCAGTGAATCAGGGGTGTCTGGGTTTGCTGACTATATAGTAGATGGGAGGAGCCTCAGAGGTGCTGTGTGGATGATTGACAGTAGAGTAGGCGGGGCTTTGACCAATGTTGACAGTGGCATAGTCACCAGAAGAAGTGCCCTCTTTAGCGATGGCAACAGTGGCTTCATTGGGGCAGCTGGGGTCCTTGTGGAAGTTGACGTTGGCGTAGTTGAGAGAGTCAAACGGTCTTGTGGGTAAGTTGGCGGTGGCGTAGACGGTGGTGGTCTCACCACCTGAACTGGACTGTAGAGGGCGGTCCTTTATCTCCTCATACTCACCATTGCCATGACAACCCtggagaggaggaaaaggaggagagggacaggaggacatgatgagagagggaagaattaagcaataaggcctgaggaggtgtggtatatggccaacataccacggctaagggctgttcttatgcacaacgaaACGCTCTTAGCgatggtatattgaccatatacctcAACCCCCCGATGTCCCTTATTGCTATCATAAACTGGTACCCAACGTaaatagaacagtaaaaataaatgttttgtcataacacggctgtcagacaatcagcattcagggctcgaaccactcaGTTTATAACAGACTACAacatgctccctctctctcacacacacacacacacacacacacacacacacacacacacacacactcagtcagtcaaacAAACAGGCCCGCAAACACACAGACCTCTCTGTTGATCCTAGTGTCTGTGTTCACCCTGGGTGCTGAGGAGTCAGCTgtggaacacaacacacacgtacacagagTGTCATACAATTCACACTATTGGGCTGCAGCAGTCTGTTCAGGTGGTTTTCAGAGCCCTGTTCACAATGAGACCTCTATTTCTCAACCAGGGCCAAAGGAGGATTGTATATGCAAATGTTTTCTTTGAAAGAAAACTGGGTGTGAAAAGAGTAATTTCCCTTTATttgacacagtgtgtgtgtgtgtgtttgtgtgagtgagtgtttcTCACCTGTTTCCTTGTTGAATTTCCCTCTATAGACTATGAGCAGGCTGACCACAAGCACCAATAGCAGCATGACCAGAGTCCCAGATACTATGATGACCACTGATGTATctgaacacagacacaaacagtacCATTAGAACACAAACTTTACAATCAGCACTTCTGTTCAACTTACATAGGGCCTTTTACACTAATATGTGAAGTAagatcttcctctcttcctcatcAGATGTGTAACTTTTCTGTTTACATCCTGTCCTGACATTAACCTTGGATGTGGTGACCAACATTCATGCTTCATGTCTGGGTGCAGCTATTAGCATACTGTATACACCATAGTATATAGACTGACAAAAGAAGGCTAGCTGTTCAAACTATACAGGAGATTCTCATCTAAACCATATTGCACACTTTAATTAGGCATCAATTCACAAATGTGTTGACATTTTAAAAGATAATTTTTCAGTTGGCTAACACTACAAATGCTGTGTGCTGGTATTAAAGTCATTCTTGCAGGGGCATGTGTTGTCAGAGAGACACTGTTTTTATACTATACCTCTCAGAGTGGGGAATCTGGTATAGAAGTGTCCCACACTACCTGCGGATGTGGCTTGGGAATCTGATTCCAAAGTCAGATTTGACACCAGATCCTTCTCTTTACAATACGAAAATATGTTTACAAACTAGCGTAGTGTAAAAAGGCTCAACGTCTATTTACCAGATCTGTTGTGTGTTGATGGTAAAATGGATGATGGTGAGATGGA
Above is a window of Salmo salar chromosome ssa03, Ssal_v3.1, whole genome shotgun sequence DNA encoding:
- the LOC106598872 gene encoding CMRF35-like molecule 7 isoform X2, whose amino-acid sequence is MVILLVITLKIVLLLAAVWSVCSAELITVEGYKGGKAEIRCPYREEWRSHQKYLCKGSKMECITFLGDNDIETEDEEWTSKWRYSLHDDKGVRVFIVTITNMMSDGAGTYWCGVERSGLDPEVYGVSPTLSSPPTATSQPTANSISPSSILPSTHNRSDTSVVIIVSGTLVMLLLVLVVSLLIVYRGKFNKETADSSAPRVNTDTRINREGCHGNGEYEEIKDRPLQSSSGGETTTVYATANLPTRPFDSLNYANVNFHKDPSCPNEATVAIAKEGTSSGDYATVNIGQSPAYSTVNHPHSTSEAPPIYYIVSKPRHP